TAagcatagattttaaaacaagattgcataggggaaaggacagaaaaatgacACAAGACGAAACCAGACAGGAAGAAAACCTTAagggactcttggtctcagcaaatgacaaactgagggttgttggagggaagAGGCATGGGAGGGATTAGGTggcagggtgatggacattggggaggatatatgCTATGGCGAgaactgtgaattgtgtaagattgaagaatcacagacctgtactcctgaaactaataatacattctatgttaataattttttttttaaattgctagtATCTATAGCTGGGAAAATATGGAGAAATGAGCATGTCCACAGGCTTAGGCAAACTGCAATCTTTCAGCGGTCAATTTAGTAACATTTATCAAAACTTTAATGGGTATGCCACTGCAAGGAGTCGATCTCACAAAAATCAACTAAGTACCCAAAGGTGTTTGTAATTACAAGAAATTGGTTAAGTTTGGCTACATGCATAGGATACTATTCCATCGTTTTAAGAAGTGATGATATAGAGGTGGTATGtgacataaaattaaacataagctTATTAAGTACATTGTAGAAGTGTTTCTGGtatgaactcatttttttcttttacatggatttgtagaaaaaaatgcttagaaagtTGTCTACAGTAAGTAACAAGAGGTTGGGGTGCGTGCGGGCGAGGAAGGGGCATGATAATTCTCTAATCGTAACTGCACACCGTTTGACTTTTAGGAGCACATCACTTCCGTAACAGCAAAAATAAAACGCACATTTAAAACAGCTGTACTCAGGGTGCAAGGCGTCTTCCTCCTGCTAGGCTGGATATgcgtttcattttctttcttggtattCCTGAAGAGGGAGGTTGAGCAGGCAGCACAAATAAGACCCAGAACCCTTGTCAGGCCTTCACAAGCCTAGACTTGTTTTAGCGTCGGGTTTCGCAGAACCAGGCAAAAAAGAAGGCGGAGACGCCACGCTCCTGCCCCGCCCCTGCGTCCAACCCTCCAATGGATGTTCAGGGAGGGCGGGCTACATGCAGATCAGGGCCACTATTGGCCCTAGAGTCTCTCCGACAGGCAATGGGCGGGGCAGCGTGGTGACGTATCCACACGCGGCGCAGAGGCGGAGAGCGCGCGCTCGCAGACGCGGCGCTATTAAACCGTCGCAGGCGCCTGGAGCTGGTTGTGATCGTGCTGGCGCTCAGACGTGAGCTCGTGCGTTCGCCGGCTCGCTCTTACCCTGTGACGCCCAAGCCGGGAACAACTTCCTCTTTATCTCCGCCTGTAGCTGCGTCGTTGTGACTCTGCCACCATGTTCGAGGCGCGCCTGGTCCAGGGCTCCATCCTGAAGAAGGTGCTGGAGGCGCTGAAGGATCTCATCAATGAGGCCTGCTGGGACATAAGCTCGAGCGGCGTCAACCTGCAGAGCATGGATTCCTCCCACGTCTCCCTGGTGCAGCTCACCCTGCGCTCCGAGGGCTTCGACACGTACCGCTGCGACCGCAACTTGGCCATGGGTGTGAACCTCACCAGGTGAGCACCAGGGTGGCGGAGAGCCGGGCTCTTCGTGCACCCCCACCTCCTTCTTGGCGGGAGCGCCGGCGAGCTAAGCCCTCATTGGTTGGCACTGGCGACCCGCGCCATCTCATTGGCCTGCGACGCCGAGGGGCGGGACCTAGCGGAGCGCGCGGTTCGGAAAGCCCGCGCTGGCAGCCGCGCGAACCGGCTCTTTCCGCGCCAAAGTCACAAAGCGGGTGGTGGCGGGAAAATGACGGGCTTCTTCGAAATGCCAAGAAGACAGTTGCACAGCTCTTGGGGCATTAAGTGCCGGCGGCCTTGGACGAGAGACCTTTGGCCTGATTGACCAGTTCTGTCACCCTCCCTGGGGACAGACAGTCGGTCGATTCTGGTCTTTTATTATAAAGTTGCAGTGagcaccctgaggtcatgacttaaAATTTCTCCAAGGCAGGGGCTTTCAAAGTTTTGATTACTACTTGTCTAGGACATAAACATGTTTAAATCTCAAGGTTTGTGAGAAATACTTTAGCCGACTACATGCAGTGTGTTTAAATGGGTATCCTCCATCATTTTTCGTGATCGTCACAACCGATTAATCGGCTTCACCCACCAAAGGGACTTGCAGGTCGTAAAATACTGCTCTTTTGTTGATATCCAGAAGTGAAACTGCTCGTGATAGGGAGTGTGcttgctaaaatataaatactgCTAAATTGCATTACAAAATGGCCATATCAGTTTACCTAACATACCCAGTTCCTCCGACAACCCTAGTAAAAATAGCAACTCCTTCTTTTGAGTCAGACATCGATCTTGAGAACATTGTGTGGATTTTAAATCCTGTGTCTTCTGTATTCTAGCATGTCCAAAATACTGAAATGCGCTGGCAATGAGGACATCATTACACTAAGGGCTGAAGATAATGCGGACACCCTGGCCCTAGTATTTGAAGCTCCAAGTAAGTCATACCCTTCAACTAAGTTATACTAGGGGAAATTTAAATGCAGTGTgtctcagaattgtgagaaatttAAGGAAATGTTTGTGATGATTTTAGAACTTAACATCATAGTTATAAACTTAAATGCTTTTCTTCAATCTGCTTTCTTTTGGTAGATCAAGAAAAGGTTTCAGactatgaaatgaaattaatggATTTAGATGTTGAACAACTTGGAATTCCAGTGAGTATCAAAGTTTCTGAGTGTATTGTACACAGGGCATGATAGTTATATAAGAAAGTGTTAATAATACAGTTTAAAGCCCAATTCCTAATGGAACTTCTGTATATGTGCTGTACGTGTTCCAAAGTAGGGATTTAGTATTTAGACTGACATTTGTAATTTCATTAAACTACAGTACTCTAAATTGAATCTGGTTGAATTGATTGCTGCCAAATGTATATTAGCATTaacctccatgcttttttttcctcccaagagTAGACTTTAAGGCTGTGTTAGCAGAAATTCATTAAGGTTGGGTTTGTCAACATAAAAGGAGAGTTAAGATGTTTAAAATCCTTAGtatcttgttttcttgttttattttggtaagCAGTTGGGCCTGTTTGCATACACCTCATCATTTGTATGCCATGCCCTAATGTCCTCTCGATTTATCCCTGGAGGGTGATTGGGGAAGGCTCTTTTCCTTGAATAGTGCATTTATCATTAAAGGTTTAAActcttattttagttttctaagtATAATTATTATGACATACTTGTTTTAGATCTATATTTGCTTTTCGAGGTTTAGAGTATGTTATAAAATTACACAATGAGTGATATTTCAAAGTAATTAGGAAAtcttaaattctgaatttttatctAGATGCAGAGTCTTCAGAAAAGGAGAATTTTTGATTTCCAGCAgatgaacttttattttatttcattttattaggaGCAAGAGTATAGCTGTGTAGTAAAGATGCCTTCTGGTGAATTTGCACGTATATGCCGAGATCTCAGTCATATTGGAGATGCTGTTGTAATTTCCTGTGCAAAAGATGGAGTGAAATTTTCTGCAAGTGGAGAACtaggaaatggaaatattaagTTGTCACAAACAAGTAATGTCGATAAGGAGGAGGAAGCTGTAAGTAGTTTCTTAACTAACAAAATACTCTGAAGAGTATGGTaacccttcttctttttttgagaatGGTAACCCTTCTTAACATTAGATTGTgccttagtctgttcaggctacTATAGcaaaatactgtgtgtgtgtgtgtgtgacttataaacaactgaaatttatttctgaCAGTTGTAGAGGCTGGAAagctggcagattcagtgtctggtgaggaccTGCTTCTTGGTTCACAGACAGTGGGCTTCTCGCCCAATAGAAGGGTCAGAGGAGCTCTCGGGTCTCCTGTAGAAGGGTACTAGCactaagcacctcccaaaggtcctATCTCCAGGTACCATCACTTGGGGATTTGGTTTTAACATGAACTTTTTGggaacacagacattcagtccatagcagggTAATTGCAACTTAACAGAGGATCTAGTTGGAGGTAAAAATTAACCTTTTAGGAGCTCTTATGTaatctttatatttaagtttCAACAATGTAGGCCCAGTAGGGGGCCTAGAGAACCTCCATTTAGGGACAAAGAACACTCTAATTACTAAACATCCTTAAATTAAGGTTTTCCTAGAAAATCAAGTGcttttttttagaagagtatttataaacaaatattttttttttaaagccttactAGCCTTTGAAAAAACATCAGTTAATTCTGTAAATGAAGGACAATTTAAGGTTCTAACTTCATAGGATTATTAGGCTTAAATGTGGTAACATTCAAAGTGCTTACCATAGTGTgtgacattttatgtttatagtaATTATTAGATATTCTAGTTCCTTGCATGAGTAGTCAACCCTCAGTTTAaatgaagacttaaaaatattactaGCAAAAGTTCAGGGGCTAATTCTGTATTATCTCTGCTAAATTACATGGTAACTTCCCTgccattctggatttttttttttttttttaatctcagattAGTTCTataagtatttttgtatctgAAATGTGAGCGTTTATGACGTTATTTGGTATTAAggaatttttcagtgttttcctatttccttggtTATTTCAGAAGATGTTTGAATCAAGATTTTAATAAGCTCTGTACACTGTAGTTCACTGATAGGCCCTCAAATTCTTTTAATCCATTGGTTTTCCATTCAATTTCTTTATCCCCCCTCTCCATTACAATTTGTTGAGGCAAGTCCTTTGTCATTGAGTTTTCCTGAAATCTGGATTTTGCCTATTGTATCCCTTATGTCAATTAATATTCTTCTTTAACCTATATTTCCTATAAACTGGTAGCTACAGCGCTAGAGGCTTgatattcagtattttctttgttttgggagTGAGAGAATAAGAATACTTTACAGATGCTTGTATGTATACCCCTTGTTAGGTATGAGGTGTCTACATTTTCTTAGCAGCCATAATAATTGTTTAGAATCATTATGTCCTTAGAGTTGTATTAATACATTTCATTCCTCCTTTTATTAGCTGATTTATTAGAAACATTCCTATAAAGAAGTTTTCTCTTACCACATAattttgtttacctaagctacaGTTCATATGGGAAAGACAGACTAAATACTtgattcttttgctttatttaccAGTCCTCAAAATTAGTTTCATATCACTCTCCAAAGTAACCcaataagggtttttttgttttgtttttaaagatatattctaggggtgcctgggaggctcagtcagttaagcatccgactcttggtttcagctcagatcatgatctcatggaacAAGCCCTCCTTGGGCTCAGCACTCAGCCTGgaatctctgcctctgcctctcctcgcACTCACGCTCTTGCTTGCACCcaccctctctctaataaataaatctttttttttttcctaagattttatttatttattttacagagatcacaagtaggcagagaggcaggctgagagggagggggaagccggctccccactgagcagagagcccgatgcggggctcgatcccaggaccctgagatcatgacccgagccgaaggcagaggcttaacccactgagccacccaggcaccccaataacaaataaatctttagaaatataTTCTGAACTAATGGACtgcattttcttgatgtttttcAATATGAttaatctttctgttttctctcaggTTACTATAGAGATGAATGAGCCAGTTCAGCTAACTTTTGCACTGAGATACCTGAACTTCTTTACAAAAGCCACTCCGCTCTCTCCTACAGTAACACTCAGTATGTCTGCAGATGTACCCCTTGGTAAGATAATTGGTTTGTTGAATCTTGTTTTGTAGATGGTATATGTGGTACTTCTCAATAATTGTGTTCCTGTCTTCTTTCAGTTGTAGAGTATAAAATTGCCGACATGGGACATTTAAAGTACTATTTGGCTCCCAAGATCGAGGATGAAGAAGGATCTTAGATGTTCTTAAAAtccaagaaaataaagttaagctCTTTAAGAACTGCTTCTGAGATGCCAGCATGTACTAAGTTCGTCACCAAATTTGTACCTCTTGAGTACATATGTAGATATTTTCTGTAAATAACctattttttccttcactctttacaatttgtttaaagaataaaatccaaagtcaaATTTGGTCTTGTTAACCTAGAAATATTTCTGCCTTACCTAAAAATACTTGTGTATTCATAACAAAAGGGTTTTGATTCTAAATGcagttttgagaatttttttcaatttaaataaaagttttttgaaTTTCAAACATAACAAGTCAGTGCCTTCATTTGGACCATGACTGTTGCAAGTATCCTGGGGAATTCAGTTCAAGCTACCATTTCATGTAAATGTGCTTATTTTTCCAGTCTAGAGCAGcctgataaaaatacatttgatacAGCAATAAAAAGTATTCCAACTACAGTAGGTGACAAGGTATTTTGGGGGATTCATTTGTCAAACTTATTTTGGTATTCTTCTAACTTGAGTTCAAGAAATAAACAGGAGAGTAGACCTATATATTTTGTTATCTTGTCAATTTTGTTAGCAAAAACTAACactttttttccagctttatgtACCCAAAGCTGTGTGGGCTTTAGAAGACTAGCACTGTTACAGGGCAGTGTCTTAGCCTAGGGAGCCttttaaaagaatcttgaaaGATTTAGTAGATCTGTGATAGGGGCCAAGCAATATGTTtgtgcaaaaataatttttctagtaTAAGTGGCCTTTTTTGGGACTTAATCCTAGCAGTTGTGAAACAGACTGTTTAGATGTTCCTACTAATTGTGCCAAACTGGCATAGCACATACTGAGAATCACTTTATTAAAGTCCTTTATTCCTGGTGTATTCTGTGCTTGGTGGTTTAAACGACTGGTTCCTTTGTTGTAGTACCTGGACTGAGTTCTGGTTACTAGAGGTATAACCCACTATACCCAGTAGGTAACTAGTA
The window above is part of the Lutra lutra chromosome 9, mLutLut1.2, whole genome shotgun sequence genome. Proteins encoded here:
- the PCNA gene encoding proliferating cell nuclear antigen; translated protein: MFEARLVQGSILKKVLEALKDLINEACWDISSSGVNLQSMDSSHVSLVQLTLRSEGFDTYRCDRNLAMGVNLTSMSKILKCAGNEDIITLRAEDNADTLALVFEAPNQEKVSDYEMKLMDLDVEQLGIPEQEYSCVVKMPSGEFARICRDLSHIGDAVVISCAKDGVKFSASGELGNGNIKLSQTSNVDKEEEAVTIEMNEPVQLTFALRYLNFFTKATPLSPTVTLSMSADVPLVVEYKIADMGHLKYYLAPKIEDEEGS